One genomic region from Macrobrachium rosenbergii isolate ZJJX-2024 chromosome 1, ASM4041242v1, whole genome shotgun sequence encodes:
- the LOC136840275 gene encoding putative mediator of RNA polymerase II transcription subunit 9, with translation MSETSKSQIEMFETSKSQIEMFETSKSQTEMFQTSKSQIEMFVTSKSQTEMFETSKSKTEMFETSKSQIEMFETSKSQIEMSETSKSKTEMFETSKSQTEMFETSKSQTEMFETSKSQIEMFETSKSKTEMFETSKSQIEMFETSKSQIEMFEISKSQIEMFETSKSKIEMFETSKSQTEMFETSRSKTEMSETSKSKIEMFEISKSKTEMFETSKSKIEIFETRIPTYKCLRYHHPIK, from the coding sequence ATGTCTGAGACATCAAAATCTCAAATAGAAATGTTTGAGACATCAAAATCTCAAATAGAAATGTTTGAGACATCAAAATCTCAAACAGAAATGTTTCAGACATCAAAATCTCAAATAGAAATGTTTGTGACATCAAAATCTCAAACTGAAATGTTTGAGACATCAAAATcgaaaacagaaatgtttgagaCATCAAAATCTCAAATAGAAATGTTTGAGACATCAAAATCTCAAATAGAAATGTCTGAGACATCAAAATctaaaacagaaatgtttgagaCATCAAAATCTCAAACAGAAATGTTTGAGACATCAAAATCTCAAACAGAAATGTTTGAGACATCAAAATCTCAAATTGAAATGTTTGAGACATCAAAATcgaaaacagaaatgtttgagaCATCAAAATCTCAAATAGAAATGTTCGAGACATCAAAATCTCAAATAGAAATGTTTGAGATATCAAAATCTCAAATAGAAATGTTTGAGACATCAAAATCTAAAATAGAAATGTTTGAGACATCAAAATCTCAAACAGAAATGTTTGAGACATCAAGATCTAAAACGGAAATGTCTGAGACATCAAAATCTAAAATAGAAATGTTTGAGATATCAAAATctaaaacagaaatgtttgagaCATCAAAatctaaaatagaaatatttgagaCTCGAATACCTACATATAAATGTCTGAGATATCACCATCCCATAAAATAA
- the LOC136840279 gene encoding uncharacterized protein has product METPYPSPLPSSLCPRRLLTQFHSPLYKVTPSPAPLIPILVLWGLRREDPDRINFIRPSPLSPLSWGPPSPPPSTCSLSLPSTSSWQVDERRSMSPNPLILEEYVPKSPHPRGVCPQIPSSSRSMSPNPSLEEYVPKSLHPRGVCPQIPSSPRSTPQISSSPRSRSPNPLIPWEYAPKSPHPLEYAPKSPHLRGVCPQISSFPWSTPPNPLISEEYVPKSPHPL; this is encoded by the coding sequence ATGGAGACTCCTTACCCAAGTCCCCTCCCCTCATCCCTCTGTCCCAGGAGACTCCTTACTCAATTTCACTCCCCTCTATACAAAGTGACCCCTTCCCCAGCTCCCCTCATCCCCATCCTAGTTCTTTGGGGATTGAGGAGGGAAGACCCTGACAGAATTAACTTTATAAgaccctctcccctctcccctctgtCTTGGggccctccctctccccctcccagcACTTGCAGCCTTTCACTTCCCTCAACCTCATCATGGCAAGTGGACGAGAGGAGGAGTATGTCACCAAATCCCCTCATCCTCGAGGAGTATGTCCCCAAATCCCCTCATCCTCGAGGAGTATGTCCCCAAATCCCCTCATCCTCGAGGAGTATGTCCCCAAATCCCTCTCTCGAGGAGTATGTCCCTAAATCCCTTCATCCTCGAGGAGTATGTCCCCAAATCCCCTCATCCCCTAGGAGTACGCCCCAAATCTCCTCATCCCCTAGGAGTAGGTCCCCAAATCCCCTCATCCCCTGGGAGTACGCCCCCAAATCTCCTCATCCCTTGGAGTACGCCCCCAAATCCCCTCATCTCCGAGGAGTATGTCCCCAAATCTCCTCATTCCCTTGGAGTACGCCCCCAAATCCCCTCATCTCCGAGGAGTATGTCCCCAAATCCCCTCATCCCCTATGA